In Hymenobacter gelipurpurascens, one DNA window encodes the following:
- the pelA gene encoding pectate lyase has translation MKNLLKLLLLLVGVGEMGIESAHAQQVTVASDGSGNFRTIQAALNSLPNEATKPRTVYIKNGTYREKVFIDGKQQIILKGQSETGVVLAYAQARDEWRCDPTAGQDDWGVATLNMRNSPDVTLENLTVINSYGFDAKGPVTVPCPTDPTGQRTISKTGHQMALRTMPGTTRLTVKHCTFRALGGDTVSPWDVDAGLYYFKDCTMEGGVDFYCPRGWAYAENCRFICHNTNAAIWHDGSGNKDQKTVLRNCTFEGDDNFKLGRFHREAQFYLVNCTFAKNMADADIYWAQSGPGAKQWGRRVYYQNSHHEGGDYAWHQDNLKTAEGAPKARKIKADWTYGGRWYPVSGKKATVALPPSNPLHTNSVLPTAANQQADQVDSVAEKMLVYQRSVGGWPKAVKEVKVDYTKPLSAALRAATLADAGRTDATIDNKATTREITYLLKAYKATNRVAYKAAAERGIQYLLKMQYANGGFPQYYPDFSNYRHQITYNDNAMVLALEVLRSVAKQEGDFTAVDPALVPLAKGAVERGVACILKTQYVQNGQLTAWCAQYDEKTLQPAKARAFELASLSGDESAAIVEFLLGVENPSPEVKKAIASAIAWFEKVKMPNQALKEIKDPAQPSGRDRVIVAQPGASLWARFYDLETNRPIYVGRDSKVHYALSEIENERRAGYVYAGTWPEKLLQRDYPKWQQKWATNSTKQEGSKL, from the coding sequence ATGAAAAACTTACTAAAACTACTGCTCCTGCTGGTGGGGGTTGGGGAAATGGGAATAGAATCGGCCCATGCTCAGCAGGTGACGGTGGCGTCGGATGGTTCGGGAAATTTCCGGACCATCCAGGCCGCTCTCAACAGCCTACCCAATGAGGCCACCAAGCCGCGCACCGTGTACATCAAGAATGGCACGTACCGCGAGAAGGTCTTCATTGATGGCAAGCAGCAGATTATCCTGAAAGGACAAAGCGAAACCGGTGTGGTACTGGCCTACGCGCAAGCCCGCGACGAGTGGCGCTGCGACCCTACAGCCGGCCAGGACGATTGGGGAGTGGCCACACTCAACATGCGCAACTCTCCCGACGTGACGCTTGAAAACCTAACGGTTATCAACAGCTACGGCTTCGATGCCAAAGGACCCGTGACGGTGCCATGCCCCACGGACCCTACGGGCCAACGTACCATCAGCAAGACGGGCCACCAAATGGCCCTGCGCACCATGCCCGGCACTACTCGCCTCACCGTGAAGCATTGTACGTTCCGGGCCCTTGGCGGCGACACCGTGAGTCCCTGGGACGTGGATGCTGGCCTCTATTACTTCAAGGACTGCACCATGGAAGGCGGCGTAGATTTTTACTGCCCGCGTGGGTGGGCCTACGCTGAGAACTGCCGCTTCATTTGCCACAATACCAACGCTGCCATCTGGCACGATGGCTCCGGCAACAAAGACCAGAAAACGGTACTTCGGAACTGCACTTTCGAGGGCGATGATAACTTCAAATTAGGGCGTTTTCACCGCGAGGCGCAGTTCTATTTGGTGAACTGCACCTTCGCCAAAAACATGGCCGATGCGGATATCTACTGGGCTCAATCGGGGCCTGGTGCCAAGCAATGGGGACGCCGCGTGTACTACCAGAATTCTCACCATGAAGGCGGTGATTATGCCTGGCACCAGGATAACCTGAAAACTGCGGAAGGCGCACCAAAAGCCCGAAAAATAAAGGCCGACTGGACCTATGGGGGCCGGTGGTACCCGGTGTCGGGCAAAAAGGCGACGGTAGCGTTGCCGCCATCCAATCCGCTGCATACTAACTCAGTGTTGCCCACGGCAGCTAATCAGCAGGCAGATCAGGTAGACAGCGTAGCAGAGAAGATGCTGGTATATCAGCGCAGCGTGGGCGGGTGGCCTAAGGCCGTGAAAGAAGTGAAGGTGGATTACACCAAGCCCCTGTCGGCCGCTCTGCGCGCCGCTACGCTAGCCGACGCCGGGCGCACCGATGCTACCATCGACAACAAAGCCACCACGCGCGAAATCACCTATCTGCTTAAGGCCTACAAAGCTACCAACAGAGTGGCCTACAAAGCAGCCGCTGAGCGAGGCATCCAGTACCTGCTGAAAATGCAGTACGCCAACGGCGGCTTCCCACAGTATTACCCCGATTTCAGCAACTACCGCCACCAGATTACCTACAACGATAACGCGATGGTGCTGGCACTGGAAGTGCTGCGTTCCGTGGCAAAGCAGGAAGGCGATTTTACGGCTGTTGATCCGGCCCTAGTACCGCTGGCAAAAGGAGCGGTAGAACGTGGGGTTGCCTGCATCCTCAAAACCCAATACGTGCAGAACGGGCAGCTCACGGCCTGGTGCGCGCAGTACGATGAAAAAACATTGCAGCCAGCCAAAGCCCGTGCATTCGAGCTGGCCTCGTTGAGCGGCGATGAGTCGGCGGCTATTGTGGAATTCCTGCTAGGAGTTGAGAACCCTTCGCCGGAAGTTAAGAAGGCTATTGCCAGCGCTATTGCGTGGTTTGAGAAGGTAAAAATGCCTAATCAAGCTCTCAAGGAAATCAAAGACCCAGCGCAGCCTAGCGGCCGCGACCGAGTGATAGTAGCACAGCCCGGAGCCTCGCTGTGGGCCCGGTTCTATGACCTCGAAACCAACCGCCCCATTTATGTGGGCCGCGACAGCAAGGTGCATTATGCACTGAGCGAAATAGAAAATGAACGCCGTGCCGGCTACGTGTACGCCGGCACCTGGCCCGAGAAACTGCTGCAGCGGGACTACCCGAAATGGCAGCAAAAATGGGCCACCAATTCAACAAAACAAGAGGGAAGCAAACTCTAG
- a CDS encoding tagaturonate reductase, giving the protein MPHLSKEYVLQATPAAMLPTPALFELPEKVLQFGTGVLLRGLPDYLIDKANRQGVFNGRIVVVKSTDGGDIDAFTRQDGLYTLGIRGIEDGREIEENVVCSSISRVLSAKSQWAEILACAANPELQVVISNTTEVGIQLVADDVTQSPPQSFPGKLLAFLHARFQAFNGDKEKGLVIVPAELIPDNGTKLEAILLEQAHRNNLDAEFIDWLETANQVCNSLVDRIVPGRPAASVQAAITAQLGYEDELLTMSEVYTLWAIEGDERVKQILSFEQVDAGVVVQPNINLFRELKLRLLNGTHTLSCGLAVLAGFGTVREAMEDECAAGFIHNLMLADLLPGIPYAVDEKVGQRFGMQVLDRFRNLAIEHRWLAITMNYTAKMQMRNVATLLHYYKQLNAVPHYMALGFAAYLLFMRGTHQQEQVWYGEANGQAYPIQDEKAGYFAEMWDRLEPAELTRTVLHNQALWGHDLSALPGFAACVTRYLEKLLTQGANATLAEALNKNVAQKAAAE; this is encoded by the coding sequence ATGCCACACTTATCAAAAGAATATGTTCTGCAGGCCACTCCGGCTGCTATGCTGCCTACTCCGGCCCTGTTTGAGTTGCCCGAAAAGGTACTGCAGTTTGGCACGGGTGTGCTGCTGCGGGGCCTGCCCGATTACCTTATCGACAAAGCCAATCGCCAAGGCGTTTTCAACGGCCGCATTGTGGTTGTGAAAAGCACAGATGGAGGCGATATAGATGCTTTTACTCGCCAGGATGGCCTATATACCTTGGGAATTCGGGGGATTGAAGATGGCCGTGAGATAGAAGAAAACGTGGTGTGCTCCTCCATCAGCCGGGTGCTGTCAGCCAAAAGCCAGTGGGCCGAAATTCTGGCCTGCGCCGCCAATCCGGAGCTGCAGGTCGTGATTTCTAACACCACGGAAGTCGGGATACAGCTGGTGGCTGACGACGTGACGCAGAGTCCGCCGCAGTCATTTCCGGGTAAGCTGCTGGCCTTCCTGCACGCCCGCTTTCAGGCCTTTAACGGTGATAAGGAAAAGGGCCTGGTGATTGTACCCGCGGAGCTGATTCCTGACAACGGGACGAAGCTTGAAGCCATTCTGCTGGAGCAGGCCCACCGCAACAACCTAGATGCGGAGTTTATTGACTGGCTGGAAACGGCCAATCAGGTCTGCAACTCCTTGGTAGACCGAATTGTGCCTGGGCGCCCCGCTGCCTCGGTACAAGCTGCAATAACGGCGCAGCTGGGCTACGAGGATGAGCTGCTGACCATGTCGGAAGTATACACGCTCTGGGCCATTGAAGGCGATGAGCGGGTGAAACAGATTCTCTCGTTTGAGCAGGTTGATGCCGGCGTAGTGGTACAGCCCAACATCAACCTGTTCCGTGAGTTGAAGCTACGCTTGCTCAACGGCACGCACACCCTGAGCTGTGGCCTGGCTGTGCTGGCCGGTTTCGGAACGGTACGTGAGGCCATGGAAGATGAGTGTGCAGCTGGCTTCATCCACAATTTGATGCTGGCTGATCTACTGCCGGGTATCCCGTATGCCGTGGATGAAAAAGTGGGTCAACGCTTTGGAATGCAGGTGCTGGACCGCTTCCGCAATCTCGCTATTGAGCACCGCTGGCTGGCCATCACGATGAACTACACGGCCAAGATGCAGATGCGCAACGTGGCCACCTTGCTGCACTACTACAAGCAGCTGAATGCCGTGCCGCATTACATGGCACTGGGTTTTGCGGCCTACTTGCTGTTCATGCGTGGCACGCACCAGCAGGAGCAGGTATGGTACGGCGAAGCTAACGGACAGGCCTACCCGATTCAGGACGAAAAGGCTGGCTACTTCGCCGAAATGTGGGACCGTCTGGAGCCAGCCGAGCTAACGCGCACCGTGCTGCATAACCAAGCCCTGTGGGGGCATGACTTATCGGCGCTGCCAGGATTTGCGGCGTGTGTAACTCGGTACCTCGAAAAACTGTTGACGCAAGGTGCCAATGCTACACTGGCGGAGGCACTCAACAAAAACGTCGCGCAAAAAGCCGCTGCGGAGTAA
- a CDS encoding beta/alpha barrel domain-containing protein: MPRFSAADIQTIVLGTPIVPVFYHADVAYAQRILQACYAGGLRVFEFTNRGSNAFDVFSALVPFVKENCPDMLLGIGTIYTAEDAERFIQVGADFVVQPCLTAEVAEVCRKHGTPWLPGTMTVSEVYQATKMGAAIVKIFPGNVVGPGFVKSLRGPMPTVPLMVTGGVEPTEESLREWFAAGVNVVGMGSQLFKNVDDTQAFSQQISHLLQFVKTLQK; this comes from the coding sequence ATGCCTCGCTTCTCCGCCGCTGATATTCAAACCATCGTACTGGGTACGCCCATTGTGCCAGTATTCTATCACGCCGATGTGGCGTACGCCCAGCGTATTCTGCAGGCGTGCTACGCAGGTGGTCTACGCGTGTTTGAATTCACGAACCGAGGCTCTAATGCTTTCGATGTTTTCTCGGCGCTGGTTCCTTTTGTGAAGGAGAACTGCCCCGATATGCTACTCGGTATCGGCACTATTTACACCGCTGAGGATGCGGAGCGCTTCATTCAGGTCGGCGCCGATTTTGTGGTACAGCCCTGCCTGACGGCTGAAGTAGCGGAAGTATGCCGAAAGCACGGCACGCCCTGGCTGCCCGGCACCATGACCGTGAGCGAGGTGTACCAGGCCACGAAAATGGGCGCCGCCATCGTCAAAATCTTCCCCGGCAACGTGGTAGGTCCGGGCTTCGTCAAGAGCCTGCGCGGCCCCATGCCTACGGTGCCTCTGATGGTAACGGGCGGCGTGGAGCCGACCGAAGAAAGCCTGCGCGAATGGTTTGCAGCGGGCGTAAACGTGGTCGGGATGGGTTCCCAGCTCTTCAAAAACGTTGATGACACCCAGGCCTTCAGCCAGCAGATTTCCCACCTGCTGCAGTTTGTGAAAACGCTTCAGAAGTAA
- a CDS encoding UxaA family hydrolase — translation MKHLVAKIHPQDNVLVALTDLPIGTPVTWDGTTVATTDRIPAKHKLALEFLAPGDPVHMYGVLVGKAREAIGVGGLLTTANMQHATDSYDEHHQRRAEWQAPEVTKWQDRTFMGYHRADGSVGTSNYWLVIPLVFCENRNIQVLEEALVNDLGYARRKSYQPQTQALLELMQAGKSVEEILATDLHSAEINQQKVKPFPNVDGIRFLSHEGGCGGIRQDAQTLCGLLAGYITHPNVAGATVLSLGCQNAQVSMLQDEINKRSPNGFDKPLFILEQQKLGTEETLVSTALRQTFAGLMQANQLQRQPAPLSKLCIGLECGGSDGFSGISANPAVGHVSDLVVALGGSVILAEFPELCGVEQELVDRSVNTATAERFSSLMKAYGDSAVAVGSGFDMNPSPGNIRDGLITDAMKSAGAARKGGSSPVVAVLDYPEPVTQPGLNLLCTPGNDVESTTAEVGSGATVVLFTTGLGTPTGNPIAPVVKISSNTALAKRMPDIIDLNTGTVIDGEETIEQAAERILDYVVRVASGEEVAAVRHGQTDFIPWKRGVSL, via the coding sequence ATGAAACATCTGGTAGCCAAAATTCATCCGCAGGATAATGTGCTGGTGGCCCTCACGGACCTGCCTATCGGCACACCCGTTACTTGGGATGGCACCACCGTCGCGACCACTGACCGGATTCCGGCCAAGCATAAATTAGCTCTCGAATTCCTCGCCCCCGGCGACCCCGTGCACATGTACGGCGTATTGGTGGGCAAGGCGCGCGAAGCCATTGGGGTAGGTGGCCTACTGACCACCGCCAACATGCAGCACGCCACCGACAGCTACGACGAGCACCACCAACGCCGCGCCGAGTGGCAGGCGCCTGAGGTCACGAAGTGGCAGGACCGCACCTTTATGGGCTACCACCGCGCCGATGGGAGCGTGGGTACCTCCAACTACTGGCTGGTGATTCCGTTGGTATTCTGCGAAAATCGCAATATTCAGGTCCTGGAGGAGGCTTTGGTGAACGACCTCGGCTATGCTCGTCGCAAATCCTATCAACCTCAGACGCAGGCGTTGCTGGAGTTGATGCAGGCCGGTAAATCGGTGGAGGAAATTCTGGCGACTGATCTGCATTCTGCCGAAATCAACCAACAGAAAGTAAAGCCTTTTCCGAACGTGGACGGCATTCGGTTCCTGAGCCATGAGGGCGGCTGCGGCGGCATCCGGCAGGACGCCCAGACGCTGTGTGGCCTACTGGCTGGCTACATCACGCACCCCAATGTGGCCGGTGCTACAGTGCTAAGCCTGGGATGCCAGAACGCGCAGGTGAGCATGCTGCAGGACGAAATCAACAAGCGCAGCCCCAACGGCTTCGATAAACCGCTCTTCATACTGGAGCAGCAGAAGCTGGGTACTGAGGAAACCCTCGTGAGCACGGCCCTGCGCCAGACCTTCGCCGGCCTGATGCAGGCCAACCAACTTCAGCGCCAGCCAGCCCCGCTCAGCAAGCTGTGCATAGGCCTAGAGTGTGGCGGTTCCGATGGGTTCTCGGGCATCTCGGCAAACCCTGCCGTAGGCCACGTTTCCGACCTGGTGGTGGCCTTGGGTGGTTCCGTTATTTTGGCGGAATTCCCGGAGCTGTGCGGAGTAGAGCAGGAGCTCGTTGACCGCAGCGTGAATACCGCCACGGCCGAGCGTTTCAGCTCCCTAATGAAGGCCTACGGCGATTCCGCCGTGGCCGTAGGTTCGGGCTTCGACATGAACCCTTCGCCGGGTAACATTCGCGACGGTCTGATTACGGATGCCATGAAATCGGCGGGGGCAGCGCGCAAAGGTGGTTCTTCGCCCGTGGTAGCTGTGCTCGATTATCCTGAGCCCGTTACGCAGCCCGGCCTGAACCTGCTGTGCACGCCCGGCAACGACGTGGAATCGACAACGGCGGAAGTTGGCTCTGGCGCTACAGTAGTTCTCTTTACTACTGGCCTAGGCACTCCCACCGGCAACCCTATTGCGCCCGTAGTGAAGATTTCGAGCAACACGGCCTTGGCCAAGCGCATGCCCGATATCATTGACCTGAACACCGGCACCGTGATTGACGGCGAAGAAACCATCGAGCAGGCTGCCGAGCGGATTCTCGACTACGTGGTGCGCGTAGCCAGCGGCGAAGAAGTAGCCGCCGTGCGCCACGGCCAAACGGACTTCATTCCGTGGAAACGCGGCGTGTCGCTGTAG
- a CDS encoding MFS transporter, with product MIQTTSAAPATATGIGKYRWTICSLVFFATTVNYLDRAVISLLKPYLETEFHWNAGDYANIEIAFKLAYSLGMLGVGRIIDKLGTKMGYALSTFLWSLAAIGHALVSSTLGFSVARAFLGVTEAGNFPAAIKTTAEWFPQKERALATGIFNSGSNVGAIIAPLTVPWIAETWGWKWAFVITGALGFVWLVLWFVLYEVPAKHAKLTKAEFEYIHSDVDDMAAASITTQPKVSWFKLLTFRQTWGFVLGKFLTDPIWWFYLFWLPDFLSKQYGLKGTDIALPVAMVYMLSSIGSVGGGWIPLNFIKHGMPAFKARKTSMLLIALCVFPIVFAQRLGQVNMWLAVLVIGIAAAAHQAWSANIFTTVSDMFPKRAVASVTGIGGMAGGMGGIVLSALVQKRMFVYYESIGQLDKAYFIMFWICGGAYLLAWVLMHFLAPTMKQINLDETASTSAAH from the coding sequence ATGATACAAACCACTTCTGCTGCACCGGCAACCGCCACCGGTATCGGGAAGTACCGCTGGACCATCTGCTCGCTGGTGTTCTTCGCTACCACGGTCAATTACCTCGACCGAGCGGTTATTTCCCTGCTGAAGCCGTACCTCGAAACCGAGTTCCACTGGAACGCCGGCGACTATGCCAACATCGAAATTGCTTTCAAACTGGCCTACTCGTTGGGTATGCTGGGGGTGGGGCGCATTATCGATAAGCTGGGGACTAAGATGGGTTATGCCCTGTCTACTTTCCTGTGGAGTCTGGCCGCCATCGGGCATGCCTTGGTCAGCAGTACGCTGGGTTTCAGTGTGGCGCGGGCCTTTTTGGGCGTAACAGAGGCCGGCAACTTCCCCGCTGCCATCAAAACCACCGCCGAGTGGTTTCCGCAGAAGGAGCGGGCACTGGCTACGGGCATTTTCAACTCGGGCTCCAACGTGGGCGCTATCATTGCGCCGCTCACCGTGCCGTGGATTGCTGAAACCTGGGGCTGGAAATGGGCTTTTGTCATTACCGGCGCGCTGGGGTTTGTGTGGCTGGTGCTCTGGTTTGTGCTGTACGAAGTGCCAGCCAAGCACGCTAAGCTCACGAAGGCTGAGTTCGAGTATATCCACAGTGATGTGGATGATATGGCGGCGGCTTCCATCACCACCCAGCCTAAGGTTTCGTGGTTTAAGCTGCTCACGTTTCGGCAGACCTGGGGCTTCGTGCTCGGCAAGTTCCTGACCGATCCTATCTGGTGGTTCTACTTGTTCTGGTTGCCCGATTTCCTGAGCAAGCAGTACGGCCTCAAAGGCACTGATATTGCCTTGCCCGTGGCCATGGTGTACATGCTCTCCAGCATTGGTAGCGTGGGCGGCGGCTGGATTCCGCTGAACTTCATTAAGCATGGTATGCCGGCTTTCAAAGCTCGCAAAACCTCCATGCTGCTGATTGCCCTCTGCGTGTTCCCGATTGTGTTTGCCCAGCGTCTAGGCCAGGTAAACATGTGGCTGGCGGTGCTCGTGATTGGCATTGCGGCCGCGGCACACCAAGCCTGGAGCGCGAACATCTTTACCACCGTATCGGATATGTTCCCGAAGCGTGCCGTGGCGTCCGTTACGGGCATCGGGGGTATGGCCGGTGGTATGGGAGGTATTGTGCTGTCGGCGCTGGTGCAGAAGCGCATGTTCGTGTACTATGAGAGCATCGGCCAGCTCGACAAGGCCTATTTTATAATGTTCTGGATTTGCGGTGGAGCCTACCTGCTGGCCTGGGTGCTGATGCACTTCTTGGCGCCTACCATGAAGCAAATCAACCTCGACGAAACTGCCTCAACATCGGCGGCTCACTAA
- a CDS encoding sugar kinase: MKKVVTFGEIMMRLSPPLNYRLTQASSLEITYGGGDANVAASLVRLGMPAAHAGCFPNNELGQAAAQSFQRLGVDMSHCVFQGERLGLYFLEVGASLRASRIVYDRYNSAFANLQPEWFNWDEILKDANWLHWTGITPAISVSAAQATADAIQAARRLGITVSADVNYRRNLWQYGQRAQDVMPPLVAGCDIVVCTEGDAEDLFGIKAEAEAENSFVSMSEQLIQRFPQIKRIIATRRNTQSASHERIRGIAYIDGAFHETEDFDINPVVDRIGGGDSFISGFIYGSQKYATVAEALTFATAASALKHTIHGDINLVTAAEVEHIVAGNTSGRLLR; the protein is encoded by the coding sequence ATGAAGAAAGTCGTCACCTTTGGTGAAATCATGATGCGGCTCTCGCCGCCGTTGAACTACCGCCTTACGCAGGCCAGCTCGCTGGAAATAACCTACGGCGGCGGCGATGCCAACGTCGCGGCCTCCTTGGTGCGCTTGGGGATGCCGGCCGCTCATGCAGGCTGCTTCCCCAACAACGAGCTAGGCCAGGCCGCTGCCCAATCGTTTCAGCGGTTGGGGGTTGATATGAGCCATTGCGTGTTTCAGGGCGAACGGCTAGGCCTGTATTTTCTGGAAGTAGGGGCGTCGTTGCGGGCCAGCCGTATTGTGTATGACCGCTACAACTCGGCCTTTGCCAACCTGCAGCCGGAGTGGTTTAATTGGGATGAAATTCTGAAGGACGCCAACTGGCTGCACTGGACAGGTATTACGCCGGCTATTTCGGTCTCCGCTGCTCAAGCCACTGCCGATGCTATTCAGGCTGCCCGCCGGTTGGGTATCACGGTTTCGGCTGATGTAAACTACCGCCGCAACCTGTGGCAGTACGGGCAACGTGCCCAGGATGTGATGCCCCCGCTGGTAGCCGGCTGCGACATCGTGGTGTGCACAGAAGGCGATGCTGAGGACCTGTTTGGCATTAAGGCCGAAGCAGAAGCGGAAAACAGCTTCGTATCCATGAGCGAGCAACTAATTCAGCGTTTTCCTCAGATCAAGCGCATCATTGCCACGCGCCGCAACACGCAAAGTGCTTCCCACGAGCGCATCCGGGGCATTGCTTACATCGACGGCGCTTTCCACGAAACCGAGGACTTCGACATTAACCCCGTGGTAGACCGCATTGGCGGCGGCGACTCATTTATATCCGGCTTCATCTATGGTAGCCAGAAATACGCCACTGTAGCGGAAGCCCTCACGTTTGCTACTGCTGCTTCGGCCCTCAAGCACACCATTCACGGCGACATAAACCTAGTGACAGCCGCCGAAGTGGAACACATTGTGGCTGGGAACACTTCGGGCCGCCTGCTTCGGTAA
- a CDS encoding cupin domain-containing protein has product MTSFPQHHFLTDEDLTWETVGEGVHRKVLAYGPDLMLVKVAFETGAFGAPHRHVHAQITYVENGVFRCLVGEEERVLRAGDGFHAPSNLWHGVVCEEAGVLLDSFSPMRDDFVKGGL; this is encoded by the coding sequence ATGACCTCATTTCCACAGCACCATTTTCTCACCGACGAAGACCTGACTTGGGAAACCGTAGGGGAGGGAGTGCACCGCAAGGTACTGGCCTATGGCCCGGATCTGATGCTGGTGAAAGTGGCCTTCGAGACAGGCGCATTCGGCGCTCCTCACCGGCATGTACACGCCCAGATTACCTATGTAGAAAACGGAGTTTTTCGCTGCCTGGTAGGGGAGGAGGAACGAGTTCTGCGAGCCGGCGACGGATTTCATGCACCCTCTAACCTGTGGCATGGCGTGGTGTGCGAAGAAGCCGGTGTTCTGCTGGATTCATTCAGCCCGATGCGGGATGATTTTGTAAAAGGCGGCCTCTAG
- the uxaC gene encoding glucuronate isomerase — translation MKPFLNDDFLLQTATASTLYHEYAKQMPIIDYHNHLLPDQISQDKQFDNITQIWLYGDHYKWRAMRANGIPERYITGDASDWEKFEKWAETVPQTVRNPLYHWTHLELRRYFGITELLNAGSARRIYDQCNEKLRTAEFSVRNLLRMMNVETLCTTDDPSDSLEHHRALAASGFEVQVLPTFRPDKAMAVDGAVAYNEYLDKLGQSAAVDIQSYRDLQQALRLRHDYFAALGCRLSDHGLEQIYAANYTESEVNAIFSKIRGGTELSQEEILKFKSAMLVLLAEMDWEKGWTQQFHLGALRNNNSRMLRELGPDTGWDSIGDFSQGRAISTFLDRLDGQDKLAKTIIYNLNPADNELIATMIGNFNDGSVAGKVQFGSGWWFLDQKDGMEKQINALSNMGLLSRFVGMLTDSRSFLSYPRHEYFRRVLCNLFGNDVENGELPEDIEGLGQIIQNICYGNAKEYFGFVKAGVSETAEVG, via the coding sequence ATGAAGCCTTTTCTCAACGACGACTTCCTGCTGCAAACGGCCACCGCCAGCACGCTCTACCACGAGTATGCCAAGCAGATGCCCATCATCGACTACCACAACCACCTGCTGCCTGACCAGATTTCCCAGGACAAGCAGTTCGATAATATCACGCAGATCTGGCTCTACGGCGACCACTACAAGTGGCGCGCCATGCGGGCCAACGGTATTCCGGAGCGCTACATCACCGGCGATGCATCAGACTGGGAGAAGTTTGAAAAATGGGCCGAAACAGTGCCTCAAACCGTGCGAAACCCGCTCTACCACTGGACGCACCTGGAGCTGCGCCGCTACTTCGGCATCACGGAGCTGCTGAACGCTGGCAGCGCCCGCCGCATCTACGACCAGTGCAACGAGAAGCTGCGCACCGCTGAGTTTTCGGTGCGGAACCTGCTGCGCATGATGAACGTGGAAACGCTCTGCACCACCGATGACCCCTCGGACTCGCTAGAGCACCACCGCGCTTTGGCTGCTAGCGGCTTCGAGGTGCAGGTACTACCCACGTTCCGGCCCGATAAAGCCATGGCCGTAGATGGAGCAGTAGCCTACAACGAATACCTCGACAAGCTAGGCCAGTCGGCTGCCGTGGATATTCAGTCGTACCGCGATTTGCAGCAGGCCCTGCGCCTGCGCCATGATTACTTCGCGGCCCTCGGTTGCCGCCTCTCTGACCACGGTTTGGAGCAGATTTACGCGGCCAATTACACCGAATCAGAAGTCAATGCGATTTTCTCCAAGATCCGGGGAGGAACAGAGCTAAGCCAGGAAGAAATCTTGAAGTTCAAGTCGGCGATGCTGGTGCTGCTGGCCGAAATGGACTGGGAGAAAGGCTGGACTCAGCAGTTCCACTTGGGCGCTCTGCGCAACAACAACTCTCGCATGCTGCGTGAGCTTGGCCCCGATACGGGCTGGGACTCCATCGGCGACTTCTCGCAAGGCCGTGCAATCTCTACTTTTCTTGACCGCCTCGATGGCCAGGACAAGCTTGCCAAGACCATCATATACAACCTGAATCCAGCCGACAACGAGCTGATTGCCACCATGATTGGCAATTTCAATGATGGCTCGGTAGCCGGCAAAGTACAGTTCGGCTCGGGCTGGTGGTTCCTCGATCAGAAGGACGGCATGGAGAAGCAAATCAACGCTCTTTCTAACATGGGCCTGTTGAGCCGTTTCGTGGGCATGCTCACCGATTCGCGTAGCTTCCTTTCCTACCCACGCCACGAGTACTTCCGCCGCGTGCTCTGCAACCTGTTCGGCAACGACGTGGAAAACGGCGAGCTACCCGAGGACATCGAAGGCCTGGGCCAGATCATCCAGAACATCTGCTACGGCAATGCCAAGGAGTACTTCGGCTTCGTGAAAGCCGGCGTGTCGGAAACGGCAGAAGTGGGCTAG